From the Lathyrus oleraceus cultivar Zhongwan6 chromosome 3, CAAS_Psat_ZW6_1.0, whole genome shotgun sequence genome, the window ACATATCTATCTACTAGTTGCAAAGATACATTTGTCACTTTCATCTCACCCATATCTAACTTCTTACACACAGATAAGGGCATCAGGCTAATGCTGGCCCTTAAATCACAAATTGCTCTCTCAAAGTTCATGGTAGCTATTTGACAAGGGATAGAAAAACTCCCTGAATATTTAAGCTTAGGGATCACCGTATTTTGAATTACGGAACTACTATCAAGAGTTAAAGCCACATTTTCATGGTCCTCTAATTTCCTTTTGTTAGAAAGAATTtttttaagaatttagcataaGAGGACATTTGAGTTAGTGCCTTGGTAAAAGGAACTTTGAGTTGGATCTTTTTAAGGAGTTCCACAAACTTTTTAAACTAGGCCTCCATTTTAGCCTTTACATGCCTTTGTAGGAATGGGATGGTTGGTTTGTAGGGGGAGGAGCAACATAAGGTGTTTCCATCTCAACCTCTTCAACAAACTCTTTTTCAGGCGGTGTTGGTTCACTCGCCTCAACCTCTTTTTCTCTCTCATTAGAACTAACCACATCCTTACCACTATGGGTTGTCACAACATTCAAGTGCCCCTTAGGATTTCGCTTAAGTTTCCCCAAAAATGATCCTGAAGGGATGGAAGTAGAAGCTTGCTGCTGAGCAACTTAGGAGATTTTAGTCTCCAACATTTTATTATGGGTAGAAATATTGTTAATTTTGGTAGTTAACTTCCTAAGAGCCTCATTAGTGATGAGGTTCTGATTTTTAAATTCATTCTTTTGACGAGTTTGCATCATCATGAAGTTTTCCATTAATAGCTCTAAGTTAGATTTCTTAGGGTCAGTTGACAAAAATATTTTGGAAACTCGATGGCCACATAGCTTGTTGAGGGTGATTGTTCCTATAGGATAAATTTAGGTGGTCTCACCACCCTAGGTTGTAGGTGTTAGAATACGGATTATCCTGCTGGTTCTTGTTCATAAAATTAGCATTTTCCTGGATGGATCATCTGACAAGGATCATTTGACAATCTTTATCAGGGTGCCCATTTATTCCGCACATCTCGCAATAGAGAGCGATTGGGGCAACAATGGTAGGTGGAACATGTGCAGGAGGCGTGATGCTCAAACTATCAATTTTATGGTCGAGAGCATTCACCTTTGTGTTCATATGGTCAAAGCACACTAACTTCATAAAGACCACCAGTTTTAGGGGCCGATTTAGCGGTGACTTATCGCATGTTTCCCTATGAGTGGTGATTTTTAACCATCTCTTATATTAAGTTGTAAGCCACACCCTAGGGGTTATTCATGTGGGCTTCGACAGAAGCCGCATCTAAGGTCATCCTTGTGTAGTAAAGGAAACCATTATAAAAAGTATGGATAATAATCCATTTTTCAAGCCCGTGGAAAGGGCACAATCTTAACAAGTCCTTATAACGCTCCCACGCATTAGACAAATTCCCCCTTTTCATGCCTAAAATTATTAATCTCATTCCTAACTTGGGCCGTTTATCTTGGATGAAAATATCATGCAAGGAAGGCCGCTTTCAACTGAGACTATGAAGTAATCGAATTAGAGGGCGGGGATTGAAGTCAAGCCTGTGCACGATCTCTCAAAGAAAAGGGAATAAAGCTAAGGCGAATGGCTTTTTGGTCAACGCAATTAGCATTAACAATACCACAATTATCAACAAATATAGAAAGATGAAGGTTCAGGTTTTCAGAAGGTATCACGGAAAATTGATTTTCTTGCACCATACCTATCAAAGAGGGTTTTAGTTCAAAATTATTTTTCGCAATTGGCGGGTGCACAATACTACAATGCAATTCCTCTTTAGTAGGAATCACATAATCCTTAAGAGGCTTAGTGTCAACTACTGGATCAACCATCTCTTGCTGTCTTAGAATTAGGCGTCTCTCATGTAAGAAACGCTTGATTTTGTTCACATGTACAACTTCTTAACAAATCGAGTTCTTCACATACAAGAGCAACGAGAACTATagcaaaataaaaataaaagtaaagcTCTAGTTTATACGGTGACTAAACAATAATTCAATATCAAGCATAATTGGTCCCCGATAACGGTGCCAAAAACTTAACATGTCGCAAGTGCACGGTTGTGCGAAGTAgtaaaagattatcgaaccacaAGGACCAATAGATTAAATACCGAACTCTGTTCTATCATTGTATATCTAGAGAGACCAAAATTTGAGGTTTTTTAAAACAAATTATATAAAAAGAACTTTTCAGAAAAATAACTTAAATAAAAATCACTTAAAATTATGATAAAACAAATAGAACTTAGGGTCATGATTATTACTCTGACATCTCCATATGATCCAATTCACTTATATTACGAGAATTCTGACACGACTTATAGAAAATAGATAATTATGGACAACACATGCTTTTACAGCGTGTTGTCTTATAGATGACGAATAATTCATCTGCTTTCACACAACTAGATTATTCGTCAAAGATTTGTTACTATTGCACATATATAAAAATGGGACGTCTCTCAATCTCATCAAAGCACTTTCGTTGCATTGAACTCGATTGTTTAAAAACCTGCGCTAGGGTACTGATACTTATCCTTTCAAACTATGATCGATACTTGAGAACTCTTTACTTTCGTACAAAGGTTGGAATGATAGAACTCGGGTATTAAAATAAACGTGATTGAAATTCTCGTAATCGACTTATGACAGATCATACGAATAGTCACGAGATAATCCCCACGACTCTTAATCCCTAATGGACTACTAACTCATGGTGAGGAAAAACAAAATCAGAGCAACATTCGAGATGAAAATCATGATAAACAACTAAAATAGAATAATAGTTGTAATGAAAGCGATAAATTGAACCTGACTGACAAGAAAATACTTCGAAATAAACTTGATCCAGTGCTCTAATGGAGACTTGAGTACCGAGAATGGAAAAGAAAAATACGTAAAAAACTGGAATAAAAATTGGATTACTGAAACTCAAGACTACCTATGAGTTTTACAGAAAATTCTAAAGTTGGAATAAATCTATGTCATCAATTGCATCAGAAAAAATCAGATCCAAACATGAAAACGTCCCAAATTAGTAGAAATCGAGCCGAAAAAGGAAACAAATCGGAAGAAAGTTTGACTCCctgctacgggtggccgtagcaggCCCCTGGAAAGGTGTATTGAGTGCATCAAAAGAATGGAGGCAAAAGTTGGCTTCTATAGTTTGTAGCA encodes:
- the LOC127129611 gene encoding uncharacterized protein LOC127129611, with amino-acid sequence MVDPVVDTKPLKDYVIPTKEELHCSIVHPPIAKNNFELKPSLIGMVQENQFSVIPSENLNLHLSIFVDNCGSFLGKLKRNPKGHLNVVTTHSGKDVVSSNEREKEVEASEPTPPEKEFVEEVEMETPYVAPPPTNQPSHSYKGMKLEDHENVALTLDSSSVIQNTVIPKLKYSGSFSIPCQIATMNFERAICDLRASISLMPLSVCKKLDMGEMKVTNVSLQLVDRYVKYLVCVLEDVPVRVVEYYVSIDFVKMDIDEDS